The genomic region CTTTGAGGTCATGAATATGCGTACATCTTCAGCTCCGCAAAGCTTCTTTGTGCAGAGTGTCATGTGCATGAAAACCCGTTTGGACGAGGGGAAACAAGACCCCGTTGGCAAAGTGATTCTGCACAGAGATTACCTCAAGCAGCAGAATGGGAATGAGGCCCCAATTACGACAAGATTGCTGAGCGAGGCGGACAGAGTTGAGGCGTTGAAGAGATACTTTGACATTTCTCTCACTTTAGAGGAGCAGCAAGGCATTAAGGGGCTGGCGAGTGAGCTCAAGGACAGGTCCAAGCATGCATGATAGAACTGCAGAGCGATACCGGAGAAAGCAAAAGCTCGAGATGACGTTGAAACGAGTAGTCGGAGATTCAATTGATACCGGAAGATGAGCCCCCACAGCCTGCACCACAAGCTGcagtcccccctcccccccacccccctcaacaccacgcTATTGATTCACATAGTGTCTGGGCTCGTTCAACTGCGGGTCAATGCTACCCCGAGCCGTCCCGCCGATGACTTTTTGTTACAATGGTTGCGAGTTTTCCCTCATAAACTGTATAGCTTTCTCTTCCTTGACTGGAGGCATGTCACAGGATTGATCCGCTTGGATGTACAATGCTACGATTTCTTCATGGTATCAATTCGATGAATACAGGCaccccttcttttccccattTACACAGCCATCAACCACGTCCCCAGCCCAACAAGCGCGGTCCAACCCAGCACCCTTGTCTCCCACCCAAACACCGTGGACGCAGCTGAGTCTCCATTACCATTATTGTTGCCGCTCCCATCCCCGTTTTGTCCGCCTTCTGGCAAGACAAACTTTCCTTCTGAGTTCTCGCCTGTCCTCTGCAGAACGTAAATCTCGCCCGTAGAGTCGCTCGAAAACCAAATTCTCCCCTTGGAATCAATGGCCAGCCCCACCGGCCTGAAGCACTTGTCTGGGCATTGCGTGTTGTCCACATTCGTGATGATATCCCTCAGGGCCCCCCTGCTATCAGCCGATGCCACCGGTTCTCCTGTCGCGGCATTGAAGGCGATGCTTGCCACCTTGTACCCCACGGGCGAGGACCGGTCAACTGTTATTTGTTACGGTCAGCATACAGACACACGGAGGATATTATGAAGAAAAGACCTACAGCTCCCCCTAAACGTGATATACCCCGTCTCGCCCCCAGTAGAGAACTTGAGATCAATCGGCGCATAATGCGCCGGAAACGTCAACCTCGGCGCGACATAATCACTCTCGCACGTCTCATCCGTCAACGAGCTGTTCTCCTCCACGGCAAACtgcttccccacccccagcccatccccatccggGATCTCACTCGGGTCCCAAACCGCGAAGCAGTGAGGGTAGCcgtagttgttgttggcagAAGCATTAACCTTGACAGTTTCATCAAGATAGCCAAAAAAGTTGAGCTCCTCTCCCGGGTTGTTCTCCCTGATGTCCTGCCCGTTTCTTGTCACCCCGTCCACGCTGTTTTCCACGGCGTATATCCCGCCCGTCCGGGGGTGTTCTGCCACGCCGACGCTAttcctcaacccccagccGAGAACGTCACCGTCGGTGTTGAAGTTGTAAGGGCTTTCCGAGTCAGAGCGGTTGGCGATGTCAAAGACTCTAATCTGAGAGAGGCCGGACGAGAGGACGGCAGCACGGTCGCGGTTGGCTTCTGCGCTGCCGCGGGAGACGATGAGCTTGCCTTGGACTTTTTccgagatgaggagggtgcgGGTGACGAGGTCGTTGTTGCTCATGTTGGCGACGAGGGTGCGAG from Podospora bellae-mahoneyi strain CBS 112042 chromosome 4, whole genome shotgun sequence harbors:
- a CDS encoding hypothetical protein (CAZy:AA12; COG:G; EggNog:ENOG503NVWQ); translation: MVKKAVLTGACLYTAGALAQGTCGDILVPRNPAPVVANGWQAQLVAGGLTKPRSIQFDEAGALLVVESGKGISRHRFTDNGGTCLHANHSHMLVELQGLNHGLALSNEGDILYASTAESVLAWSYNARGGAVTSQPRTLVANMSNNDLVTRTLLISEKVQGKLIVSRGSAEANRDRAAVLSSGLSQIRVFDIANRSDSESPYNFNTDGDVLGWGLRNSVGVAEHPRTGGIYAVENSVDGVTRNGQDIRENNPGEELNFFGYLDETVKVNASANNNYGYPHCFAVWDPSEIPDGDGLGVGKQFAVEENSSLTDETCESDYVAPRLTFPAHYAPIDLKFSTGGETGYITFRGSFDRSSPVGYKVASIAFNAATGEPVASADSRGALRDIITNVDNTQCPDKCFRPVGLAIDSKGRIWFSSDSTGEIYVLQRTGENSEGKFVLPEGGQNGDGSGNNNGNGDSAASTVFGWETRVLGWTALVGLGTWLMAV